The genomic window GAAGAGTTTTTCTTTGTccaaattcaatatatatacaGGTTACATATAAATAATGATAGAGCGCACATAATAGAGCATTCTTTTGGGATTCTTAAACCTTCTGATTATCTCTCTAAAATTTTATGTTCTCCATTAACATTCTCCCTAAGTTTCATAGCACATTTCAAGTTTCTTTTGGGAAAATGTAGGTTGGCATTTAGCTTATTGTAGAGTAGGCCAGAAAATTCCCTCATACAGGTGAAACTATTTTTCCTTGAAGTTGCTTCAaattgtaatataaaaaaagtggATCCAACACTCACCTCGATGCTCGGAAGTTACTTTTGTTCCTTGTTTTGGGTTCTCTGCATCGCCATCCTTCTGACAGTTTGGTGCAAATATAGTAATTGCTGAAATTTTAAAGTAGCAATTGGTTGCAGAATTATGATGATAAAGAAATGCAAATATTATTTGGGGACTGTTGCGTCACTCATATTAAGCCCTACTTTACCAACTAGATTGCTAGCAATGGGCCGCCCGatgaattatatatatgcatgaaTCATTTAGCCAACCCGCAAGCTCCAATTATTACATGGAATCACACAAacattcttttatatatatatatatatatatatatatatatatcactatACCAAATAGATTGCTAGCAATGGGCCGCCAGATGAATTATATCTACTCAAACTGATTGGGTTGAAGTTTGTTGTCCTTGTCTATTGTCATTCCATGAGTTTTTTCATCACCATTGTAGGACTGATTTTGGTAGTTAAGGGCTTGATGGTGTGGCAGATTTTCTATCACGAAATGAAAGGAATTACACTGATATGTGATCACAAGCTTCTATTGTTCATTTTTCATTATAGGGATGTGGTAAGAGAATGCCTCAGGGAAAATGAGTAAACTAAGCATTGTTGCATCTGAATGATCTTAAAACCATTTGCAATTAAAACTAGGCACATTATTATTCATATAAGTAATTAATATTACTGGTGTGGTTGGGGGCTATAAGGTCGTCTACCGTTCCATACAAAATCAGTCTCATGGTGGAAAGAGTGATCAATTAAAGGGCATAAGAAAAACTATCTAGGAAACTTATTATGAATTAACATGGTACATTATTTGTCATTTACAGGGTACTTTTGAAGCAACAATGCAACGTAAATTTTAATGTTATGGCATGCACAAAGTTTTCAAAacatttaggtggtgtttgctttttttagttaaatctaaatagaacttaatttaaCTCAACTTTAAATACAACTTAATAGTATCAAGTattatattgtttgtttttttattattttatttctattaagtattaagcaTTGATAGGGTGAGAATTATGTAAAGATTGTGTTTTAACTACTTcgaaaaagttttgtttttttttagtatcaATTAAACTTTGGTTTTTCTattcattgaaaaaaattaaaaattaaataataaagagaaaaaaaactaaaaacaagcAATCTAAAGtctaaaaataaattgcatTCGGTGTTAagttaaacaaataaatattagttagcCTTATACCATTTGCTTGAAATATTAGTTTGCAttcactaacttgaagctaATGAAGTGTTTGAGTGATGATGCCTTGtttgtaaaaaatgtttttatgaagaaattatcaatgtttttagaatttgattgaacataaatatatatttttattttattgaaattaaaaataattataagaaattaaaaaatatataattaaattttttaataatatttcattttttatatttgatatattgataaagataaatataaatgtattaatatattaaattttattaaatgaaatatctataatatttaaatgatatatttaaaataaaagggaaattataatatttaattttaattacatatccatgtattttgttattttaaagttttaaaaattattatattaattagtttattatatgataaaagtttaaaaggaggatatatatatatatatatatatttaacataatatttatcaaaGCAGCTTTGTAGGCCAGTGGCCCTTTGCTTGTTTTGTAGGCTAGTGGGTCAGTTGAGAATAGAAAGCGACAGTCCATAGTTTTTAGTCAAACAATGGTTCATCGGTTGACCGGTTTATATGAAACCAGATGGTTCAAGCGGTTTGACGGTCTAATCTTTGAATAGTCCATTTCAGCAAACCGATTGGACCCGCTACTTtggtcaaattttcaaaatattagaaattatgcCATTCCCTTCATCACACATACCTGATGTTTTAATCATGTCCCCGAAGTACATGCATGTTTGATAGTTCTCAGGACCCTCGGGTATCTTTTTTCTCGTAGAAGTCTGTGGGCTTTGTTGTGGAAACTCATCTTCCTTGAGGTTTTCAACATACACACCTTGCAGATTAAATAACGACGTCAATAAATAGTTTGATATAGTTAATAGTAAACATCAATTGTATATGACCCACTCCATTGTTTGTCATAGAGGAAAATTCCTTGGAAAATCGATACAAAGTACCAGTTTCAAAGTTAAATTAGACCGTCACAGAACAGATCACGTAGAGACTCACAATGATAGATAATTCTTTCGAACCAGCTGAGGGGAGTACCACTTCTGAATGCAGTGGGCTTACTCGCCAGGAGATGGAGAGGGGTAAGTCCATTCTCGTCAACCGAGTCAACTAGATCTCCATACTGTTGAATTATTTGGAATGCCATATCTGCAGTACTCAACAACACAAGAATAAAAATGCCTAATTTAATGTACAGAAACATAAAAgtctaaaacaaacaaaaatatttcacaaTAGAAAGGATAGTATATGAAAAAAGACTCGTATGTAAAAATGTCACCGAAGTATTCTCCATCGATAACGCAGTGAAGTATATTTCTGCCATCATCCCTCCGACAGTAATTGCGGCGTTCAGAGCTCTCACACATTCCatgtaggaaaagaaaagtttCTTTCTGACCGCGGAGGGCTGCCAAGAAGAGCGGTGTTTCCGCTTTGCTGTTGGGAAAACCCACCAATTTCCTATCCTTATCAGTGATACACTTGCACATTTGAACATTTCCTATTGATGCAGCCAAATGGAGAGGAGTGTCTCCCTCCTCATTTCCAATCTTCAAAGCATCAAGCTCGGACGGACTAATCTGTCCAACCagtttttcaactattttttctTCCGTATCTGAGACTGCCATATACAATATTGTCTCCCCCGATGCAGGGATGATAGCCTTGTGAGCACTGGGGTGTTGCTCGCATATTCTTACAACTTCTTCCCAATCATTTTGCATGGCGCAATCGAACAACTTCACTTTAATAGCTTCCAGTTCTGCATCCTCAATTGCAAATGCCATTCTTCCTCTTAAAACAACAACCACCACTGACCATAAGGTTGGTTGATccacacacatacatatatatagagagagagaggggggaaaCCAATACCTTGCTTCAGATTTGGGGCAACTAAAGTAAAAGAAGCCTTATAGAATCTTATCAATACAAAAGAATACCATCTTTTGTTTCGACCTctctcttttccatttttattgtaaaaattctGGCggtcaaaatttaaaaagtattctCGGATGTGATTAAGAAACAGGAAAAGCAAAAGTGGctattctctttattttggtGTACGTTTTGTTccgaaaaagaaagaaagagataagTAAAGTTTATGAAATTCTTTGATAATTCATAAGAACgcgttataaaaaataacttcttTGAGAAATGTTATGCTTTAATTAGTTCCATTTTTTGAACCACTTCTCcgagcaatataaaaaataacgacatttaaaatttatttttataaccaCCAAAAGATGATGATTAAAGTAATTAAACTATGTCCTCTGTCCTTTTCCTAAATCTTGtttttaaacaattattttaaataaaacaacaacaaataGTTTTATGGtacttttaaaatgtaaaagCAATGGTGGTATGcatgttgtttttaaaaacatttttcaaaaaatactcAATTATAGAAAGGGTATTTTGGACTAGTTTGAATTCAATCGAGAATTAATTGTATTAGttcattgaattttaaattattttaaaaaatagtagatCTACTAAAGAATCTAAAGTATTAATTAAGTCATGTTAAATTTAGGTAATCACCCAAAAGGAGAGGGGAATGGGTGTTAACATTTTTTGGAAATACTAAATTACAAGCAagatatggagaagacaattaataaataaagaacaatGTTAAGAAAGTGATAGAACAAGATTGTAAACGCCTTGGTGGTGATTCGGCAAGTCGTCTACATTCACTCTCCTCAAATTTCTAACTGAGTAAGGGTTCTACTATCTTCAAGACTTGAACCACAATCCCCTAATATCTAAACGTTGATTTTAAGGTTCTAATATACCTTTGCAACTCTTCAAATAATCAACCTACTTGAATAACTTCTCTCACGAAAGTAAATAAGGATGAATTTATAAACTCCAAATCTTGTAACAATTTAGGCTCTCAATACAAGAAGGAACTAGGATGGAATTGAAGGTGCATAAAGAGGTTTGTAGGTTTAAGAATTAAATGCACTTTCTAAGAGCTTTGAATGAGAAGaaagaacattttttaattgaatgtagtttttctcttatcaataaatgttCAAACTCACTTCAATTTATAACTTTCCAATTCAAGAACcctaaaaaacataaataggGTTTTACCAATCGAACAACCAATTTGATTAGTTCACTAGCCATTGTGAATTGCACTAATAGGTAATTAACCATTGAGCAACAAGTTCAACCAGCCCTCGTTTGGTTGAGGCTTTACTTCAACCAATCAAATATATGTTATTAGATGAGAGAGAAGATGCAAAGTGCACCTCAACCAATCAAGCTCAACTGATTCCTCCCTACCTCAACTAATTGAATTGTAAAGTGATCAAACAACCTAGTTTTGAGGCTTGGAACCTCCAATAACTTATGTTCACcttcttaaaaccttttaagacaagtttagaaaaaatttggctcaaaattttaattaaaaacgaGAAACCATCCaattatgaaatttgttttatttaagtTCAAAGATGGATGGTTTCAAAAGCTTTAAATAcatacatgaaaaaaatttggCTTAAGTGCACTAATAAATAGCATCCTTACAAAGAGTCCTACGTTAGTTTAAGTCTTCATGAATCCCAAATCTTCACGGTATTGATCTTCTTTAAAGGTTGCCAATGCCCTTTCAATTGTCATAAGTGAACTTGAAATAATTTACTTGATTTGAATCGTTAGCAAACTCAACCTTGTTTTGTAATCATCAAAACTCGATTAGGAGAAGCCTTCAACTAATAGTTTTGGTCTTACTTAACTTTCTTGATTTAGAATTTAATTGCCTagtgaaaaaatttgaaaaagtataGTTACGTTAAGAGAAGAAATAGTAAACTCATAACTAATGACTCATTCAAGACCAATTTTGGTTTATCATTTCTAGTATGATTAGGTGtattttttaggtttaaattattttaagtattacaAAATCCATTAAGAAATCCAACACAACTTAATTGATTTGAAATCCATTTATCTTgattgaaaattcataaaaatatagttatttgtagaaaagaaaaaactaagcTATTTGGACCAATTTtagtccatgaattttttgttgtgttGGTAGAAACTTTAATACAAACATTCTTAGTTAAGAGCATAAAGATAAAACATTCCACATAAAGATACACAAGGTTTTAATGttgttcggccaaccatgcctacatcCACAAATGAGAGAGAACCATTCCACTATACCATATAGAATATTATAGAGGATGAAAACAAATACATTATTAGGTTCTTGAAACATCCTCATATTTCTCACTCCTTGTATGTCacaccccaaaacccatttcaaGGGCATGACAATCATTTCATGCCTCAAGTTAGAAGACTCAAAGTGGAAACGATACAAACTTTCATCTTGTAACTGGAAATTATCAATTACCAAATTGTTGTTCAgagtagtaaaataaataaattctaaaatctctaaatataaattttagaaactaaCACATCAAACCAAGTGTTAttatccaaataactccaaactcaaataattaaaaggggaaataaattttaacatctaaatagTGTCTAAAACAAAGAGAGTTTTGATAAATGTCCTAACAAGCCAATTTCCCTTCCTAACCATCACTTCTCGCTCAAACTAAGGGTACTtggaaaaattatcaacaaaggaggatgaactcaaagcccaataaggaacattaacaCAGTTTCatagatcaaatattttcaattatacttacaaataggagatataacatcctttatttataaaacttttgagttaacatgctaatacaattaaattgttcaaccaaacattttcatatatatcaaaatcattttatatccatttcaaatcaaatacatttcaattgttttcaccCTGATTATCAAATAACTAATAGCGTCCAGTTAAGTGGGACTTTACAAATGGGTGACTAGCCTCAAATGTTCCTTTTAAGTTGAACCAAACCACatactactagtactagtaacctctaaccaaacccttaGAGGTTGgagtccaaatcaattacattccccactacaaaaatgtaaaggtcaactattatatcccattgacaaaGGTcgaaaagtcaactattatatcccattgacaaggGCTGAACACCCCAAAGtcaaattctttgttttatttattcgaACTTACAAAAGCAGAATATCATATctccacaattttcatttttcataaacaatgaaaaatttcaaataaaatttccatgtaaaacatatatttgatccatgtatagaaaaataaaataaaaataatgtttttacacatttcaaaatacaatataaaaaaattattttcttttacaaaatttgcattaatttcccttaccttgaagaagcaCTAAAAAACTTTAAGTATTTAGCTTgacgaatttacttctcaactaacataatatcatacgcAATTATCTTAAGGTATgaatttgacaatcctaaaaatattttatttagtattagggatcctaattaattttccatgttaatattattaccacctaatattattttcaactttttaaacaataataatataatttaatgaatttccaatttttttataaactcattttCCTTCCAAATCTTAGTATA from Vitis vinifera cultivar Pinot Noir 40024 chromosome 9, ASM3070453v1 includes these protein-coding regions:
- the LOC104880326 gene encoding uncharacterized protein LOC104880326; translation: MAFAIEDAELEAIKVKLFDCAMQNDWEEVVRICEQHPSAHKAIIPASGETILYMAVSDTEEKIVEKLVGQISPSELDALKIGNEEGDTPLHLAASIGNVQMCKCITDKDRKLVGFPNSKAETPLFLAALRGQKETFLFLHGMCESSERRNYCRRDDGRNILHCVIDGEYFDMAFQIIQQYGDLVDSVDENGLTPLHLLASKPTAFRSGTPLSWFERIIYHCVYVENLKEDEFPQQSPQTSTRKKIPEGPENYQTCMYFGDMIKTSENLPHHQALNYQNQSYNGDEKTHGMTIDKDNKLQPNQFE